The following DNA comes from Algiphilus sp..
GCTGCTCTCGTGGCGCTGGGGTGGCGGCGACTGATGCGGGCACGCGCACCGGCCATGCGGATCATCGGCTGGTGCGCGGGTCTCGGTGCCCTGCTGCTGACGGGCTGTGGCGATGATCCGGCTGCCGACGCCGGCACGCTGTCGGCCGGTCGCTTCCAGGGCACGGTCGACGGCATCGCGTACGCGGCCGACGTGCGCTGTGTGGCGATCGACGCGCAGCGCTTCCGGTTCCGCTCGGACCGGAGCGATGTCGCCGACACCGACGGCGACGGACTGGTCATCACCGGCACGCAGACCGACGACCGCTTCGCGCTCACCGTGATGGTCGGCGATATCACCCACGAGAGCACCCGGCTGGACCGCTTCTCGCGCGACACCGGCAGTGCCTCCGGAAGCGGAACCATGACCCGGGAGGGCACCATCGGCCGGGTCCCGGTGCGATTCACGGTGCGCTGCAACTGAGCACTGCCGGGGATCAGGCGGCGCGGCGAAAGGGCTCGTCCGCGCGCGCATCGCGCAGTGCCGAGGCCCACCAGCGCAGACGGCCCAGCATGGTCGCCATTGCACGCGCCGAACGGCCGTCATCGCGCGGCATCCCGGTTCCGTCGAAGATGTCCCACGGGCCCGCGAAGCTCACCGTGTCGCGCACGCTCACCGCATGCAGCTCGGCGAATACCAGCCGCAGCTGCTCGACCGCGCGCAGCCCGCCGGAGACCCCGCCGTAGGACACGAAGGCCACCGGCTTGCCCGCCCATTCCACATCGACCAGATCGATGACGAACTTGAGCACGGACGGAAAGCTGTGGTTGTACTCCGGCGTGGCAATGACGAAAGCATCGGCGCGCGCCAGGCGCCGGCGCAGCGCGCGCACCTCGTCGCAGTCCTCGGACTCGTGCCGGTGCGGCATCAGGGTCAGTTCCGCCGGATCGACGACGTCCAGCGTGAAGCCGCCGTCGGCGGCGATGCGCGCGGCCGTCCACGCCCCCACGACGTCGCAGAAGCGGCCTTCGCGCGTGCTGCCGTAGATCAGGGCGATGTGCAGGGGGCGGGGCATGAGCGGTCCTCCATTGGCGCGCGGAG
Coding sequences within:
- a CDS encoding NAD(P)H-dependent oxidoreductase, whose product is MPRPLHIALIYGSTREGRFCDVVGAWTAARIAADGGFTLDVVDPAELTLMPHRHESEDCDEVRALRRRLARADAFVIATPEYNHSFPSVLKFVIDLVDVEWAGKPVAFVSYGGVSGGLRAVEQLRLVFAELHAVSVRDTVSFAGPWDIFDGTGMPRDDGRSARAMATMLGRLRWWASALRDARADEPFRRAA